The Falco cherrug isolate bFalChe1 chromosome 6, bFalChe1.pri, whole genome shotgun sequence genome window below encodes:
- the CHRM3 gene encoding muscarinic acetylcholine receptor M3 isoform X1: MLTYYQFCFQKRSSQSYTVPDPTSHFDVPHWTILCQRATMIMQNNSSASPLFSNVSSFWKRDSHGPRLLDEAASLIGSYDFPQTTESFPFSTVDSTNMSLNATSKDPLGGHAVWQVVLIAFLTGILALVTIIGNILVIVAFKVNKQLKTVNNYFLLSLACADLIIGVISMNLFTTYIIMDHWALGNLACDLWLSIDYVASNASVMNLLVISFDRYFSITRPLTYRAKRTTKRAGVMIGLAWIISFVLWAPAILFWQYFVGERTVPPGECFIQFLSEPVITFGTAIAAFYLPVTIMSILYWRIYKETEKRTKELAGLQASGSEAEAARFVHQTGSSRSCSSYELQRQSMKRSTRRKYRRCHFWLTMKSWEPNTDQGDQEHSSSDSWNNNDAAASLENSASSDEEDIAAETRAIYSIVLKLPGHSAILNSTKLPSSEDLHESGDELQKSDTESKEKKPKKLHPPKSVQDDGNFQKSFPKLPIQPGSAETTTASDGISSVTKTSAALPLSFKEATLAKKFALKTRSQITKRKRMSLIKEKKAAQTLSAILFAFIITWTPYNIMVLVNTFCKCIPKTFWNLGYWLCYINSTVNPMCYALCNKTFRNTFKMLLLCQCDKRKRRKQQYQQRQSVIFHKRIPREAS, translated from the coding sequence ACTATGTCAGAGAGCCACAATGATCATGCAAAACAACAGTTCAGCCTCGCCCCTGTTTTCAAATGTGAGCTCCTTCTGGAAGAGAGATTCGCATGGACCGAGACTCCTTGATGAAGCAGCGTCACTCATTGGCAGCTATGATTTCCCTCAGACCACAGAGAGTTTTCCCTTCTCCACTGTGGACTCAACAAACATGTCCCTAAATGCCACAAGCAAAGACCCTCTGGGCGGACACGCTGTCTGGCAAGTAGTTTTGATTGCTTTCCTCACTGGGATCCTTGCACTGGTGACCATCATAGGAAACATCCTAGTGATTGTTGCATTTAAGGTcaacaaacaactgaaaacgGTCAACAACTACTTCTTGTTGAGTCTTGCTTGTGCAGATTTGATCATTGGTGTTATTTCCATGAATCTTTTCACCACATACATCATCATGGACCACTGGGCTTTAGGAAATTTGGCCTGTGATCTTTGGCTCTCCATTGACTACGTCGCCAGTAATGCCTCTGTCATGAATCTCCTTGTCATAAGTTTTGACAGGTATTTTTCCATCACTAGGCCACTAACGTACAGAGCCAAACGAACAACCAAAAGGGCTGGGGTGATGATTGGTTTAGCGTGGATCATCTCTTTTGTTCTTTGGGCCCCTGCCATCTTGTTCTGGCAGTATTTCGTTGGGGAGAGGACTGTGCCTCCTGGTGAATGTTTCATCCAGTTTCTAAGTGAACCTGTCATCACTTTTGGCACTGCCATAGCTGCCTTTTACTTGCCAGTCACCATTATGAGTATTTTGTATTGGAGGATCTACAAGGAGACCGAGAAACGCACCAAAGAGTTAGCAGGGCTACAGGCTTCGGGCAGTGAAGCAGAGGCAGCTCGCTTCGTACACCAGACAGGCAGCTCCCGGAGCTGCAGCAGCTACGAGCTGCAACGGCAGAGTATGAAACGCTCCACCCGAAGGAAATACAGACGCTGTCACTTCTGGCTCACAATGAAGAGCTGGGAACCCAACACAGACCAAGGGGACcaagagcacagcagcagcgaCAGCTGGAACAACAAtgatgctgctgcctcccttgaAAATTCCGCCTCCTCTGATGAAGAAGACATTGCTGCAGAGACCAGAGCCATCTATTCAATTGTGCTGAAGCTCCCTGGTCACAGCGCTATCCTCAATTCGACTAAACTACCCTCCTCGGAAGATCTGCATGAGTCAGGGGATGAACTGCAGAAATCCGACACAGAATCGAAGGAAAAGAAACCTAAAAAATTACATCCTCCCAAAAGTGTTCAGGATGATGGAAATTTCCAAAAGAGCTTTCCTAAGCTTCCAattcagccagggtcagcaGAGACAACCACAGCTTCTGATGGCATCTCATCAGTGACCAAGACATCTGCAGCCCTGCCCTTGTCCTTCAAGGAAGCAACCCTCGCAAAAAAGTTTGCCTTGAAGACCAGAAGTCAGATCACAAAGCGAAAACGAATGTCACttatcaaagaaaagaaagcgGCACAGACACTCAGTGCCATTTTGTTTGCCTTCATCATTACCTGGACCCCATATAACATCATGGTTCTGGTGAACACCTTTTGCAAATGTATCCCCAAGACTTTCTGGAACCTGGGGTACTGGCTTTGCTACATCAATAGCACGGTGAACCCCATGTGCTATGCACTGTGtaacaaaacattcagaaacaCTTTCAAGATGCTACTGCTGTGCCAGTGTGACAAACGAAAACGACGTAAACAGCAGTATCAGCAAAGGCAGTCCGTCATTTTTCATAAGCGGATCCCTAGGGAGGCTTCATAG
- the CHRM3 gene encoding muscarinic acetylcholine receptor M3 isoform X2, producing the protein MIMQNNSSASPLFSNVSSFWKRDSHGPRLLDEAASLIGSYDFPQTTESFPFSTVDSTNMSLNATSKDPLGGHAVWQVVLIAFLTGILALVTIIGNILVIVAFKVNKQLKTVNNYFLLSLACADLIIGVISMNLFTTYIIMDHWALGNLACDLWLSIDYVASNASVMNLLVISFDRYFSITRPLTYRAKRTTKRAGVMIGLAWIISFVLWAPAILFWQYFVGERTVPPGECFIQFLSEPVITFGTAIAAFYLPVTIMSILYWRIYKETEKRTKELAGLQASGSEAEAARFVHQTGSSRSCSSYELQRQSMKRSTRRKYRRCHFWLTMKSWEPNTDQGDQEHSSSDSWNNNDAAASLENSASSDEEDIAAETRAIYSIVLKLPGHSAILNSTKLPSSEDLHESGDELQKSDTESKEKKPKKLHPPKSVQDDGNFQKSFPKLPIQPGSAETTTASDGISSVTKTSAALPLSFKEATLAKKFALKTRSQITKRKRMSLIKEKKAAQTLSAILFAFIITWTPYNIMVLVNTFCKCIPKTFWNLGYWLCYINSTVNPMCYALCNKTFRNTFKMLLLCQCDKRKRRKQQYQQRQSVIFHKRIPREAS; encoded by the coding sequence ATGATCATGCAAAACAACAGTTCAGCCTCGCCCCTGTTTTCAAATGTGAGCTCCTTCTGGAAGAGAGATTCGCATGGACCGAGACTCCTTGATGAAGCAGCGTCACTCATTGGCAGCTATGATTTCCCTCAGACCACAGAGAGTTTTCCCTTCTCCACTGTGGACTCAACAAACATGTCCCTAAATGCCACAAGCAAAGACCCTCTGGGCGGACACGCTGTCTGGCAAGTAGTTTTGATTGCTTTCCTCACTGGGATCCTTGCACTGGTGACCATCATAGGAAACATCCTAGTGATTGTTGCATTTAAGGTcaacaaacaactgaaaacgGTCAACAACTACTTCTTGTTGAGTCTTGCTTGTGCAGATTTGATCATTGGTGTTATTTCCATGAATCTTTTCACCACATACATCATCATGGACCACTGGGCTTTAGGAAATTTGGCCTGTGATCTTTGGCTCTCCATTGACTACGTCGCCAGTAATGCCTCTGTCATGAATCTCCTTGTCATAAGTTTTGACAGGTATTTTTCCATCACTAGGCCACTAACGTACAGAGCCAAACGAACAACCAAAAGGGCTGGGGTGATGATTGGTTTAGCGTGGATCATCTCTTTTGTTCTTTGGGCCCCTGCCATCTTGTTCTGGCAGTATTTCGTTGGGGAGAGGACTGTGCCTCCTGGTGAATGTTTCATCCAGTTTCTAAGTGAACCTGTCATCACTTTTGGCACTGCCATAGCTGCCTTTTACTTGCCAGTCACCATTATGAGTATTTTGTATTGGAGGATCTACAAGGAGACCGAGAAACGCACCAAAGAGTTAGCAGGGCTACAGGCTTCGGGCAGTGAAGCAGAGGCAGCTCGCTTCGTACACCAGACAGGCAGCTCCCGGAGCTGCAGCAGCTACGAGCTGCAACGGCAGAGTATGAAACGCTCCACCCGAAGGAAATACAGACGCTGTCACTTCTGGCTCACAATGAAGAGCTGGGAACCCAACACAGACCAAGGGGACcaagagcacagcagcagcgaCAGCTGGAACAACAAtgatgctgctgcctcccttgaAAATTCCGCCTCCTCTGATGAAGAAGACATTGCTGCAGAGACCAGAGCCATCTATTCAATTGTGCTGAAGCTCCCTGGTCACAGCGCTATCCTCAATTCGACTAAACTACCCTCCTCGGAAGATCTGCATGAGTCAGGGGATGAACTGCAGAAATCCGACACAGAATCGAAGGAAAAGAAACCTAAAAAATTACATCCTCCCAAAAGTGTTCAGGATGATGGAAATTTCCAAAAGAGCTTTCCTAAGCTTCCAattcagccagggtcagcaGAGACAACCACAGCTTCTGATGGCATCTCATCAGTGACCAAGACATCTGCAGCCCTGCCCTTGTCCTTCAAGGAAGCAACCCTCGCAAAAAAGTTTGCCTTGAAGACCAGAAGTCAGATCACAAAGCGAAAACGAATGTCACttatcaaagaaaagaaagcgGCACAGACACTCAGTGCCATTTTGTTTGCCTTCATCATTACCTGGACCCCATATAACATCATGGTTCTGGTGAACACCTTTTGCAAATGTATCCCCAAGACTTTCTGGAACCTGGGGTACTGGCTTTGCTACATCAATAGCACGGTGAACCCCATGTGCTATGCACTGTGtaacaaaacattcagaaacaCTTTCAAGATGCTACTGCTGTGCCAGTGTGACAAACGAAAACGACGTAAACAGCAGTATCAGCAAAGGCAGTCCGTCATTTTTCATAAGCGGATCCCTAGGGAGGCTTCATAG